The Anolis carolinensis isolate JA03-04 chromosome 2, rAnoCar3.1.pri, whole genome shotgun sequence genome has a window encoding:
- the LOC100559185 gene encoding uncharacterized protein LOC100559185 isoform X4 yields the protein MFNCNTSAIKEEPGGDLDAIKEEPGEDLDAIKEEPGGDLNAIKEESGEDLNAIKEESGEDLDSIKEEPGEDLDVTPAGRSDDGPWVTAEEKTPLEETLGHNGQPGPCKIQPAGEVKEVGSETKQGPPLRWVVKEEGNGNSMLHPLPPSSSAFSSAG from the exons ATGTTCAACTGCAACACGTCGGCGATCAAAGAGGAACCAGGAGGAGACCTTGATGCGATCAAAGAAGAACCAGGAGAAGACCTTGATGCGATCAAAGAGGAACCAGGAGGAGACCTTAATGCGATCAAAGAAGAATCAGGAGAAGACCTTAATGCGATCAAAGAAGAATCAGGAGAAGACCTTGATTCGATCAAAGAGGAACCAGGAGAAGACCTTGATGTCACCCCGGCTGGGAGAAGCGATGATGGACCCTGGGTCACTGCTGAGGAGAAGACCCCCCTGGAGGAGACTCTTGGCCACAATGGACAGCCAGGGCCATGCAAAATACAACCGGCAGGAGAGGTCAAGGAGGTTGGCTCGGAAACCAAGCAGGGGCCACCCCTCCGGTGGGTGGTCAAGGAGGAGGGCAACGGAAACTCAATGCTGcatcctcttcctccctcttcctcag ccttctcttctgcaggataa